One window of the Rufibacter radiotolerans genome contains the following:
- a CDS encoding SusC/RagA family TonB-linked outer membrane protein yields MKRVFTLILFLLIRSASLFAQDFTLTGTVSDKAEPLPGVSVVVKGTTKGTATDVNGKFSLNVTPGDELVFSFIGYKTQVVPYTNQKQLAVNLEPNAFELQETVVVGYATQKKATLTGAVSSVSGEVLNQRKVASLSTALQGTMPGVTVQQTSGQPGADGSNIRIRGIGSINSSTYPLVLVDGVEMDINQVDANIVESVSVLKDAASASIYGSRAANGVILITTKRGKEGGITTSYSGSATVQRPTNMPNVVRAWQYLEAELKSFDNAGVSVSPAQREQQTKLIEDQKNLEPDNWNRYDTDWKKETLKDYALLHQHNVSVGGGTEKLRMFGSGSYLTQDGLIPNNSFNRTNIQVNTDAKITSWLKAGLITGVRESNTLAPGVSSPKSIINKALYMLPTLSAARELDGNWGYGKNGDNPTAQAYASGENKNKSSEILINGTLTATPLAGLELVTQYSRRNVTGRSRSLVTPYTTSLKGQVLGIYPAEDGLTEGWSQTVQNNFRTQASYEKDLGKHYAKVLAGFQTEESEFSSFFGAKQGFELGRYYLGNGDGATATSGGGASAWALMSGYARLNYTFDDKYLLEVNGRYDGSSRFVAKNRWGFFPSVSSGWVISRESFMENISKLDLLKVRASYGLLGNQNIGNYPYTATINPGYGYYLGDNKELVPGVAQTELENSNIGWEQSKQFNVGVDAALWRGKLSLTADYYIKSVYDMLMKFPLPYYAGISPAFTNAGDMRNNGWEISLTHRNEINGFSYGATVTLSDNQNEITNLNGLNSQDRTMVEGYPNQGIWGYLTDGYYRDWDDVAASPKLGTSARPGFVKYKKIYQADGVNPLLIDSRDLVYLGDPFPHYEYSLNLNAGWKGFDFTTFIQGVGKRSTFMSGVGLKPFANGSNLFEHQLDSWTPENQNAEYPLLVPEANSSDNFVRSDKWVRDGAYARLKNVVLGYTIPKALTQRVKVESFRVYVSGQNLFTRSNFFEGYDPEVSYGGGVGGEFYPIMQTYTLGVDLKF; encoded by the coding sequence ATGAAAAGAGTTTTTACTTTGATTTTATTCTTATTGATAAGGTCTGCCAGTCTGTTTGCGCAGGACTTTACTTTAACTGGAACAGTCTCTGACAAAGCAGAGCCGTTGCCGGGCGTAAGTGTGGTGGTGAAAGGAACCACCAAGGGGACGGCCACAGATGTCAACGGGAAGTTCAGCCTGAATGTAACCCCAGGCGATGAGCTGGTATTCTCTTTTATTGGCTATAAGACACAGGTAGTGCCTTATACTAACCAAAAGCAGCTAGCCGTAAACTTAGAGCCAAACGCCTTTGAATTGCAGGAAACGGTGGTGGTAGGTTATGCCACCCAGAAGAAAGCAACCTTAACCGGGGCGGTTTCTTCTGTGAGCGGAGAGGTCTTGAACCAAAGAAAAGTAGCGTCGCTTTCTACTGCCCTACAAGGGACTATGCCCGGCGTTACCGTGCAACAGACATCTGGTCAGCCAGGCGCAGACGGGTCCAATATCAGAATTAGAGGGATAGGCTCCATTAACTCAAGTACCTACCCATTGGTGTTAGTTGATGGCGTAGAGATGGATATTAACCAAGTAGACGCCAACATTGTAGAGAGTGTGTCTGTGCTGAAAGATGCGGCTTCGGCCTCTATCTATGGTTCCAGGGCCGCTAACGGGGTTATCCTGATTACCACCAAGCGTGGAAAAGAAGGCGGCATCACTACTTCTTACAGCGGGTCTGCCACCGTGCAGCGTCCTACCAACATGCCTAACGTGGTAAGGGCCTGGCAGTACCTGGAAGCCGAACTCAAGTCATTTGACAACGCGGGCGTGAGTGTGTCACCGGCCCAGAGAGAGCAGCAAACAAAGCTGATTGAAGACCAGAAGAACCTGGAGCCAGACAACTGGAACCGGTATGATACTGACTGGAAAAAGGAAACCCTGAAAGACTACGCTTTACTGCATCAACACAACGTGTCAGTAGGCGGTGGTACAGAAAAACTGAGAATGTTTGGGTCAGGGTCTTATCTAACCCAGGATGGCTTAATCCCCAATAACAGCTTTAACCGCACCAATATTCAGGTGAACACAGATGCCAAGATCACGTCATGGCTGAAGGCCGGCCTCATTACGGGGGTACGGGAGTCCAACACCTTGGCTCCGGGGGTGAGTTCGCCTAAAAGTATTATCAACAAAGCACTCTACATGTTGCCCACCCTTTCTGCCGCCCGCGAATTGGACGGAAACTGGGGATATGGTAAAAACGGAGACAACCCTACCGCGCAGGCGTATGCCAGCGGCGAGAACAAAAACAAAAGCTCTGAGATCCTGATCAACGGAACCCTGACGGCCACCCCGCTAGCTGGTCTGGAACTGGTGACCCAATATTCCCGCCGTAACGTAACCGGCAGAAGCAGAAGCCTGGTGACGCCGTATACTACTTCCTTAAAAGGTCAGGTGCTGGGTATCTACCCCGCTGAAGATGGCCTTACCGAAGGATGGTCTCAGACGGTTCAAAACAACTTCCGGACCCAGGCTTCCTATGAAAAGGATTTGGGTAAGCATTATGCCAAGGTGCTGGCTGGTTTCCAGACCGAGGAAAGTGAATTCTCTTCATTCTTCGGCGCAAAGCAGGGCTTTGAGCTGGGCCGGTATTACTTAGGAAACGGTGACGGTGCCACGGCTACCTCAGGTGGCGGAGCCAGCGCCTGGGCCCTTATGTCTGGGTATGCTCGCCTTAACTACACCTTTGATGACAAATACCTGCTGGAGGTAAACGGGCGCTATGATGGCTCTTCCCGGTTCGTGGCCAAAAACAGATGGGGTTTCTTCCCTTCCGTGTCATCTGGTTGGGTGATATCCAGAGAAAGCTTCATGGAGAATATCTCCAAACTGGACCTGTTAAAGGTGCGGGCTTCTTACGGCTTGCTGGGTAACCAGAACATAGGGAACTACCCATACACGGCCACCATCAACCCGGGCTATGGCTATTACCTGGGTGACAACAAAGAATTGGTGCCTGGTGTGGCGCAGACAGAACTGGAGAACAGCAACATTGGCTGGGAACAATCAAAGCAATTCAACGTGGGGGTAGATGCCGCCCTTTGGAGAGGCAAATTGTCTTTAACCGCCGACTACTACATCAAGAGCGTGTATGACATGCTCATGAAATTCCCGCTGCCTTATTATGCAGGCATCAGCCCGGCGTTCACCAACGCCGGTGACATGAGAAACAATGGCTGGGAGATAAGCCTTACCCACCGCAATGAGATAAACGGCTTCAGCTACGGCGCAACGGTAACCTTGAGTGACAACCAGAATGAGATCACGAACCTGAACGGCCTGAACTCTCAGGACAGGACCATGGTGGAAGGCTACCCTAACCAAGGCATCTGGGGCTATCTGACAGATGGCTACTACAGAGACTGGGATGACGTGGCCGCCTCCCCAAAATTAGGCACCTCGGCCCGCCCTGGCTTTGTGAAGTACAAGAAGATCTACCAGGCAGATGGTGTTAACCCACTGTTGATAGACTCCCGTGACCTGGTGTACCTGGGTGATCCGTTCCCGCATTACGAGTATAGCCTGAACCTGAACGCAGGCTGGAAAGGCTTTGATTTTACCACCTTTATTCAGGGGGTAGGCAAGCGTTCCACCTTTATGAGCGGCGTAGGCCTGAAGCCTTTTGCCAATGGCAGTAACCTGTTTGAGCACCAGTTAGATTCCTGGACCCCAGAAAACCAGAATGCGGAATATCCGCTGCTGGTACCTGAGGCTAACTCATCAGACAACTTTGTGCGCTCAGACAAATGGGTGCGTGACGGCGCTTATGCCAGGTTGAAGAACGTGGTCCTAGGCTACACCATTCCTAAGGCTCTTACCCAACGGGTAAAAGTAGAGAGCTTCAGGGTGTATGTGAGTGGTCAGAACCTGTTCACCAGAAGCAACTTTTTTGAGGGGTATGACCCAGAGGTTAGTTACGGTGGCGGCGTTGGCGGTGAATTCTACCCCATCATGCAGACCTACACCTTGGGCGTTGACTTAAAGTTCTAA